The Paenibacillus swuensis genome contains the following window.
TTTATCCGTTCCTGCTCGTCTTCGTCTCTTCCTTAAAAACAACCGAACAATTTATGAATGATCCGACAGGTTTGAAATTCTCGCTTTCTCTTGATAATTATGTGGTGGCCTGGAAACAGGCGAATTTCGGTCAATTTTTCATGAACAGTATTTTCATAACGGGCTTGAGTGTATTGGGAATCAGCTTACTAGGGGCGATGGGGGCTTATGGCTTGAGATCCTCCTTCCGTGGAAATAAATTGCTGTTGAATTACCTGTTGATCGGCATCATGATTCCGTCGCAGTCGACGATTGTTACCCTGTTTATTTTTTATCGCAAAATAGATCTCATCAACACCTACACCGGTCTTATCCTTTATTACATCGCGCATTTGATTCCGCTGGCCATCTTTATTTACGCCGGTTTCTTCCGCAGTATCCCCAAGGAGCTCGAGGAGGCCGCCTATATGGACGGTTGTACGGAGCTGGGCACGTTCTGGAAGATCATTCTGCCGATTTCACGTCCGGTCATTTCTACAGTTATCATTCTGACGGGTTTGTCGGTATGGAATGACTTTCTCATGCCTATGGTGCTTTTAACGGATTCCGCCAAACAGACGCTTCCTTCGGGGTTGCTGCGTTTGAAAGGTGAATTTTCGGTCGATTGGCCAAGATTCTTCGCGGCGATGGTGATGATCATGATTCCGATCATTGTCGTTTTCGCGTTCCTGCAACGTCAATTTATTAAAGGGCTCACAAGCGGAGCCGTGAAGGGATGATAATCGTGGATAAATTGCATACAAGCCCCATGCTATCCGTGCCGCAAATGGATGTGCCGGTATATGCCGAAGTGGATGTGGTGGTGGCGGGAGGCGGTCCGGCAGGAGTCGGCGCTGCACTGGCGGCGGCGCGTAACGGCGCTTCCGTATTGCTGATCGAACAACGCGGATACCTGGGCGGGATGGCGACGGTGTCCCTGGTGCCGGCCTACTGTCCTTTCACCGACGAGGTGAAACCGGTAATCCGGGGGATCGGCCTCGAAATTCTGCTGGAGATGAAGAGCCGGATGGAACCGGCATTCCAGGAGGAATGGAAAGACAATCTGGACTGGGTGCCGATTGATGCGGAACATCTGAAGCGATTGCTGGATGAGAAGATGGCCGAAGCGGGCGTGCAGCTGCTGTACCATACCTTTGTGAGCCGGACCTTGCAGACGGACGGAAAGGTGGAGGCGGTGCTGATTCAGAACAAGTCGGGCACACAGGCGGTCAAAGGCAAGATCTACATCGATTGTACAAGCGATGCGGATATCGTACATGCGGCCGGAGGCGTCTTGACCCAAGGCGGGGACGAAGGCGAACTGCAGCCGGGGACGATGTGCTTCCAGTTGGGCAATCTGGATCGATTGAAGTTTGCCGAACACACGGCTGATATCGGACTTGATCTGAAACACGCTATTCGGAGGGGGATCGCAAGCGGAGAACTTCGCGTCGTCCGGGATTGGGCAGGCATCTCTTGGCATAACAACAACACGGCAGGCTTCAATTTCGGGCATATCTTCGGCATCGACGGATCCAAAGCCGAGGATTTGACCCGCGGGGCGGTGGAAGGACGCGCGTTAGTCCATCATATCGTAGATTGGTTACAACGCACCGTTCCGGGCTTTGAACAGGCGGTGTTAATGGCTACGGGCGAGCAGATCGGAATCCGGGAAAGCCGCAGAATTGTAGGGGATTACGTGGTTACCGCCGAGGACTTCCTCAACTGTGTATCCTTCCCGGATGACATCGCCCGCAACGCCTATTTCATCGATATCCATATGGCGAAGCCAACCAGCGATATGACGATGGTGCATTTGCCGCCGGGGCAATCCCACGGCATCCCGTACCGTGCGCTGTTGCCTGTCGGCATCGAGAATGTGATTACCGCGGGACGCGCGATCTCGACCGACCGCGCTACGCAAGGCTCCACGCGGGTGATGCCGAATTGCTTCGCGATGGGAGAGGCAGCCGGAACGGCCGCGGCTATGCTGACGAAGGAAGGAAAGTCGGCTTCCCGCGAGATAAACGTATACGACTTGCAAAGACAGCTAGTGTCACAAGGTGCTTGGCTGGGTGAACAATGGGAAGAGAAAAACTTATATTTGATAGATTAACGCTGGTTCATTATGTTATTATTTGGATATGATTTAACTGAGAAAGGCTGAGAAGAGAAAGGTGAGATGAGGAGCATGGCTCAAGTGAAAATTTTCGGTTCTAGGGAACATTTGAACCCTATTAAAGAAAGATTATCTGAGGTAATCCATTCTTGTGTGGTCGAGGCATTCAAACTGCCCCCAGACAAAAAATTCCACCGTTTTTTTCCGATGGATAAAGAAGATTTTCTATTCGCACCTGGACGTACCGAAGCTTACACCGTCATCGAACTCAGCATTTTTGAAGGGCGTTCGGTGGAATCGAAAAAACAGTTCATTCATTTGCTCTTTGAACGCATTCAAATAGAACTACAAATTTTTCCTCAAGATATCGAAATAACGATTTTTGAAACGCCCAAATCCAATTGGGGAATTAGGGGATTCCCTGGCGACGAGCTCCGGTTGAATTACAATGTGAATGTGTAAGCTTGACAAAAAGGAAGAAGCATCTTATTATTTATTTACCAATAAATAAATAAATAAAGAGGCGAAGATGATTAAAATCGACAAGAGAGAACTTATTATCGAGCAGGCGGTGGCCCTGTTTGGAGAGTTGGGATACTATAAGACCACGACGGCTCAAGTCGCAAGAGCGGCTGGCGTCACACAACCTTATATATTTCACTTTTTCGCAAATAAGGAGGAGTTGTTTAAAGCCGTACTCGATCGGGCGGTGATGAGGCTTGCGGAAGCTTTTTCGCAAGTCGATGGGTCCGCTGATTTAATTATTCAGAATATGGGGCGTTCTTTCCAAGCAATTATGGAAAGTCACCGTAATGAAATCTTAATGGTCATGCAGGCGCACGCGATTGCGGAGGAGCAAATCCGCGATTACATGAGTACTATATATCGAAACATTCACCGAACGATTTCCGCCAAATTTCAAGATGCTGGCATCTCTCGGCCAGAGGAAGAGGCGACGCGCTTTATGGCTAAGGGGCAATTCCATGTGGTGGCGGAAGTGTTGCATCTTGACGAGCTAATGGTTCACACAAAAAAAGACTAGTTGCTTCCTAAGCAGCCCTTTTTTTTCATCAATAATTTATTTATTGATAAATAAAATATAATAAGGAGGTTTTTTTATGAAAGCTTTTGTTACGGGATCCACGGGACTATTAGGAGGAAATTTGGTTCGACTCTTGCTTGAAATGGGGTATGAAGTACGTGCATTAGCCCGTTCAGCTCACAAGGCGGAAAGATTTCTTGAAGGCTTATCGGTAGAAATCGTTGTAGGGGATATGATGGATGTAGATTCCTGGGCGAATCAAATGGAAGGTTGCGATCTTTTATTTCATACGGCCGCTTATTTCCGTGAAACGTTCCGTAGGGGAGACCATTGGACAAATCTCGAGAAAGTAAATGCGACCAACACCTTGCGACTCTTCAAACTTGCAGAGCATTACGGGATAAAGAAAATCGTACATACGAGTACGAATGCAGTTATTCGTAAACGTAAGGACGGAACTGTTAGCGATGAGGAGGATCTGTTAGCGCCGGAAGAAGCGTTAAATCTTTACGGCAAAAGCAAGATTGTTGCGGATCGTGCGATTGAGTCATTTTCAAAAACACATGACATTCCTATCATAACGGTACTTC
Protein-coding sequences here:
- a CDS encoding carbohydrate ABC transporter permease; this encodes MNKSQHAAERVLMYLVLLATSALIIYPFLLVFVSSLKTTEQFMNDPTGLKFSLSLDNYVVAWKQANFGQFFMNSIFITGLSVLGISLLGAMGAYGLRSSFRGNKLLLNYLLIGIMIPSQSTIVTLFIFYRKIDLINTYTGLILYYIAHLIPLAIFIYAGFFRSIPKELEEAAYMDGCTELGTFWKIILPISRPVISTVIILTGLSVWNDFLMPMVLLTDSAKQTLPSGLLRLKGEFSVDWPRFFAAMVMIMIPIIVVFAFLQRQFIKGLTSGAVKG
- a CDS encoding TetR/AcrR family transcriptional regulator; its protein translation is MIKIDKRELIIEQAVALFGELGYYKTTTAQVARAAGVTQPYIFHFFANKEELFKAVLDRAVMRLAEAFSQVDGSADLIIQNMGRSFQAIMESHRNEILMVMQAHAIAEEQIRDYMSTIYRNIHRTISAKFQDAGISRPEEEATRFMAKGQFHVVAEVLHLDELMVHTKKD
- a CDS encoding FAD-dependent oxidoreductase → MDKLHTSPMLSVPQMDVPVYAEVDVVVAGGGPAGVGAALAAARNGASVLLIEQRGYLGGMATVSLVPAYCPFTDEVKPVIRGIGLEILLEMKSRMEPAFQEEWKDNLDWVPIDAEHLKRLLDEKMAEAGVQLLYHTFVSRTLQTDGKVEAVLIQNKSGTQAVKGKIYIDCTSDADIVHAAGGVLTQGGDEGELQPGTMCFQLGNLDRLKFAEHTADIGLDLKHAIRRGIASGELRVVRDWAGISWHNNNTAGFNFGHIFGIDGSKAEDLTRGAVEGRALVHHIVDWLQRTVPGFEQAVLMATGEQIGIRESRRIVGDYVVTAEDFLNCVSFPDDIARNAYFIDIHMAKPTSDMTMVHLPPGQSHGIPYRALLPVGIENVITAGRAISTDRATQGSTRVMPNCFAMGEAAGTAAAMLTKEGKSASREINVYDLQRQLVSQGAWLGEQWEEKNLYLID
- a CDS encoding tautomerase family protein — translated: MAQVKIFGSREHLNPIKERLSEVIHSCVVEAFKLPPDKKFHRFFPMDKEDFLFAPGRTEAYTVIELSIFEGRSVESKKQFIHLLFERIQIELQIFPQDIEITIFETPKSNWGIRGFPGDELRLNYNVNV